Genomic window (Candidatus Omnitrophota bacterium):
CAAATCATATCTTGGCGGATGGGTAGGTTATCTATTCTCCATAGTCTTTGGCGTCCTCACATATATATGCTCTACAGCCACGGTACCATTTGTGGATAGTCTTATTAGGCAGGGTATGAGTGTTGGAGCGGGCATGACGCTTCTTTTAATCGGGCCGGTAACAAGTTATGGTACGATACTCGTATTAAAAAAAGAATATGGGCTTAAGGTCTTGTCGATATTTCTATCATCATTAATAGTGATCTCTCTTTTACTTGGGGTCGGCTATCAGTTAATTTTGACAAACATAAGGTAATACTATATACTATTTATTAATACCTTAAAGTGGCCGAAGGATCGGGGGTTAAATCATGGCTGGTAAAAAGGTACTTATAGTAGATGATGAGATAGATTTTGTCGCTGTTTTAAGGACCCGCCTCGAAGCGAATAATTTTGAAGTAGCTGTCGCGTATGACGGTGAAGAAGGGCTTGAGAAGGTCAAAGAAGTCGCGCCGGACATTATAATACTGGACATCATGATGCCAAAGATAAACGGTTTTGATGTCTGCCGCAAGCTCAAACTCGACCATAACTACAAAGACATTCCTGTGATAATGCTCACCGCAAAATTTCAGGCCAGTGATATAAAATTCGGCCAGGCTGTGGGCGTTAATGCTTACATAACCAAACCATTTGAACCGCAAGTGCTTTTAGATAAGATGCGTGAATTATTGCAGAAAAACAAATAATCACCGCGGAGGGTATTATATGAAGAAAAAATTGATAATAGTTGTCCTGTTTATCGTCGGAGTTGCATTCGGCCTTGTGTTGGCCCATGGTCCGTTGAATGCACAGGGAGATTCCGATATTTTATCCAAACTTAATGATATCGCTAAGGGCCAGGAAGATCTTATGGCAGCGATGAATTCTATCAGAGAGGACCTGCAGATAATAAAAGTGCGGGTTACGCAACTGCAATAGTCTATGCCTTCAGAGAACATATCATACATAGTAGCGTTTGCCGCGGGCCTTTTAACGTATCTATCTCCATGCCTTCTACCATTAATACCGGCCTTCATTGCCTATATAACCGGAGTGTCATTCCAGGACTTTAAGAACGAAGAGAAGAAAAAGATACTCCGGAAGAAGACTATTATCCATTCGCTTCTTTTTATCGTAGGGTTCTCCGTAGTATTTGTATTGCTGGGGCTTACCGCGACATTCGTCGGTAAAGCGCTTTTTCAATACCAAAAATTTATAAGAATAGCCGGAGGGGCGCTCATAGCGTTATTCGGCCTGCAGCTTTTGGGGCTACTTAATTTTAATTTCCTTATTAAGGAAAGAAAGCTGCCCATAGTGGCAAAAGGCGCAAGTTATGCGGGATCATTTTTGATCGGCGTGACATTTGCCGCGGCCTGGACGCCATGCGCAGGGCCTATCTTGGGCTCAATACTGGTCCTTGCCGGCACAAAGGCAGATATGCTTGCAGGCGCGAAACTTCTGACCGCTTACTCACTTGGCATAGCCATACCTTTTTTTATAACAGCAATTCTGGTAAACTCATTTTTGGAACATTTTAACAAGTTCCAGAAGGCGATAGGCGTAATAAATAAAATAGGCGGAGTCTTTCTTATAATGATCGGAATTTTATTGGCGACGAATTATCTT
Coding sequences:
- a CDS encoding response regulator — its product is MAGKKVLIVDDEIDFVAVLRTRLEANNFEVAVAYDGEEGLEKVKEVAPDIIILDIMMPKINGFDVCRKLKLDHNYKDIPVIMLTAKFQASDIKFGQAVGVNAYITKPFEPQVLLDKMRELLQKNK
- a CDS encoding cytochrome c biogenesis protein CcdA is translated as MPSENISYIVAFAAGLLTYLSPCLLPLIPAFIAYITGVSFQDFKNEEKKKILRKKTIIHSLLFIVGFSVVFVLLGLTATFVGKALFQYQKFIRIAGGALIALFGLQLLGLLNFNFLIKERKLPIVAKGASYAGSFLIGVTFAAAWTPCAGPILGSILVLAGTKADMLAGAKLLTAYSLGIAIPFFITAILVNSFLEHFNKFQKAIGVINKIGGVFLIMIGILLATNYLAVISEKLLSSFTK